Proteins encoded by one window of Methylovirgula ligni:
- a CDS encoding universal stress protein, translated as MKSILIPVETHAGMSAVLETARLLAQKFASYIEGVALGPDLTQIVAADFSLDGIVFDYAVRRDLLDEARKTFESFMRDAAIPPRSEAADASAPSYGWVRDGLISDTGVGEYGRVFDIIAVGRPGPGAEQPRKSTLEAVLTESGRPLLIAPPRAPERLGEVIAIAWNRNSETARTVAFALPLLKLARDVPVFTIPGYTLAGPDHVQLVENLKRHGVPARAIDVHETAKTPGLAVLVTARSVGADLLIKGGYTQSRLRQFIFGRATGQILAEANIPIFMAH; from the coding sequence ATGAAGTCGATCCTGATCCCCGTCGAAACGCACGCGGGCATGTCGGCCGTACTCGAGACCGCCCGTCTGCTCGCCCAGAAATTCGCCAGCTATATCGAAGGCGTCGCGCTGGGGCCGGATCTGACGCAGATCGTCGCGGCGGATTTTTCCCTTGATGGCATCGTCTTCGACTATGCGGTGCGGCGCGACCTTCTCGATGAGGCGCGCAAGACCTTCGAGAGCTTCATGCGGGACGCGGCGATCCCGCCGCGGTCCGAGGCGGCGGACGCTTCCGCCCCCAGCTACGGCTGGGTCCGCGACGGGCTGATCTCCGACACGGGCGTCGGCGAATATGGCCGCGTCTTCGACATTATCGCCGTCGGTCGGCCAGGGCCCGGCGCCGAGCAGCCGCGGAAATCGACCCTCGAAGCGGTGCTGACCGAAAGCGGCCGGCCGCTGCTGATCGCCCCGCCCCGCGCCCCGGAGCGGCTCGGCGAGGTGATCGCCATCGCCTGGAACCGCAATTCCGAGACGGCGCGCACCGTCGCCTTCGCCTTGCCGCTGCTGAAGCTGGCGCGGGACGTGCCGGTCTTCACCATCCCCGGCTATACGCTCGCCGGACCGGACCATGTGCAACTGGTCGAGAATCTGAAACGTCACGGCGTGCCGGCGCGCGCCATCGACGTACATGAAACCGCCAAGACGCCCGGTCTCGCCGTTCTGGTCACCGCCCGCTCCGTCGGCGCCGATCTTTTGATCAAGGGCGGCTACACGCAGAGCCGTCTGCGCCAATTCATCTTCGGCCGTGCCACCGGCCAAATTCTCGCCGAGGCGAATATTCCGATCTTTATGGCGCATTAG
- a CDS encoding efflux RND transporter periplasmic adaptor subunit: MLAVFRTGRSVAALGLLTLLGACQQENTYVPPPPPTVGVANPIQKTVQPYLEATGNMAAVNSVNLVARVQGFLQEIDYKDGAAVKKGTTLFVIEPEPYKLKIDQAQAALDGAKAQLLQSQTEFGRQQALASRQISTQATLDQARATRDLNQATVEQDEANLQQAQINLGYTHVDAPFDGTVTQHLVSVGELVGTNSPTQLATIYQLDPIWVNFTISERDVQTIRAAMAKHGITTADIVGKVSVEVGLQTDHGFPYKGVIDYIAPNVDPSTGTLNVRGVLDNKEARLLPGYYVRVHLPLRPVDAVLVPDEAIGADQSGRYVLVVNASNVVEQRKVTIGETFDGMRRILSGLTAKDKVIVAGLLQAAPGQKVVPQVQQITATDPDTEAK; the protein is encoded by the coding sequence ATGCTGGCGGTTTTCAGAACGGGTCGGAGCGTCGCGGCACTCGGGCTTCTGACCCTGCTCGGAGCTTGCCAACAGGAAAACACCTATGTGCCGCCGCCACCGCCCACGGTCGGCGTCGCCAATCCAATTCAAAAGACGGTGCAGCCCTATCTCGAAGCCACCGGCAATATGGCGGCGGTCAACAGCGTCAATCTTGTCGCCCGCGTGCAGGGCTTCCTTCAGGAGATCGATTACAAGGACGGCGCGGCGGTCAAGAAAGGCACGACGCTCTTCGTCATCGAGCCCGAACCCTACAAGCTGAAGATCGACCAGGCGCAGGCGGCGCTCGACGGCGCCAAGGCGCAACTGCTTCAGTCGCAGACCGAATTCGGCCGCCAGCAGGCCCTCGCCTCCCGCCAGATCTCGACCCAGGCGACGCTCGATCAGGCGCGCGCCACCCGCGATCTCAATCAGGCGACGGTCGAGCAGGACGAGGCCAATCTGCAGCAGGCGCAGATCAACCTCGGCTATACGCATGTTGACGCGCCGTTCGACGGCACGGTGACACAGCATCTCGTCTCGGTCGGCGAACTCGTCGGCACCAATTCGCCGACACAGCTCGCGACCATCTATCAGCTCGATCCGATCTGGGTGAATTTCACCATCAGCGAACGCGATGTGCAGACGATCCGCGCCGCGATGGCCAAGCACGGGATCACCACGGCCGATATTGTCGGCAAAGTGTCCGTCGAGGTCGGGCTGCAGACCGACCACGGTTTCCCCTACAAGGGCGTGATCGATTATATCGCGCCGAACGTCGATCCTTCGACCGGCACGCTGAACGTGCGCGGCGTGCTCGACAACAAAGAGGCCCGGCTTCTGCCCGGCTATTACGTGCGCGTCCACCTGCCGCTGCGGCCGGTCGATGCTGTGCTGGTGCCCGACGAAGCGATCGGCGCCGATCAGAGCGGCCGCTATGTCCTCGTCGTCAACGCCAGCAATGTCGTCGAGCAGCGCAAAGTGACGATCGGCGAAACGTTCGACGGCATGCGCCGGATTCTTTCGGGACTGACGGCGAAGGACAAGGTCATCGTCGCCGGCCTGCTGCAAGCCGCGCCGGGCCAGAAGGTTGTACCGCAAGTCCAGCAGATAACCGCTACCGATCCCGACACCGAAGCCAAATAG
- a CDS encoding efflux RND transporter permease subunit, whose protein sequence is MISKFFIDRPILANVIAILTMVIGAVSLWRLPVSQYPDITPPTIQVTTSYPGASAKTLVETVAQPIEEKVNGVENMIYMQSTSASDGTYTLTVTFNIGTDINFAQILVQNRVASALASLPVAVQAQGVVVQKKSTAILLFVTLYSPDSRYNSLYLANYATIHLQDELARVPGVGNVNVFGAGQYAMRLWLDPNKLYARALTTQDVITAVQQQNEQVTAGQLGMPPVKAGQAFQYTLNVAGRLDDVHQFENIIVKTGANGAVTRIRDIGRVELGAQTYSQSFSLDKQPAAGIAIYQLPGANALQVEQAVEAKMKQLAKEFPEGLTYTVPFDTTTFVQASVNEVYKTLFEAGILVLIVILAFLQDWRAMLVPATTVPVTIIGAFAAMAALGFSINLSTLFAIILAIGIVVDDAIVVVEGAASHIEEGLTPHDAAIRAMQQLLGPIVGITLVLLSVFLPAAFLPGLTGRMYAQFALVIAATALISAVNAVTLKPTQAALWLRPAKPPDQRNILARGFNKTYAHAEAGYMWLIRHLTAHSGVTVVVGLLIVAGAIYGIARIPTGFLPLEDQGYFIAAVQLPDGASLERTEAAMKDVSTVLSKVEGVQHVVAVSGVSVLDNSASLANAGVAYIILTPWNERGTRLGLLPMYKNLNAALSKLDEARIAVVPPPPIQGVGNAGGFTFQIELKDGSFDLAKLQSITNLVVSDANAQSALQHVSSPFRANVPQLSIEVDRTKAESLHVTVQQVFDTLTSYLGSTYINQFNKFGRTFQVYTQADSQFRVRPADVENLPVRNTDGNMIPLGTVVHFQSDVGASLISLYNLYPSSTVIGSPAPGYSSGQSMSLMEQMADRELPRGTGYDWTAMSYQEKIAGGQMYLTFGLALLLVYFVLAGQYESWLLPLAVILAVPLSLVGPVAVFTSLRLDINLYVQIGLVLLIALSAKNAILIVEFARDLHLEGHDIVEAAREAARARFRPILMTSFAFILGVAPLVVAEGAGANARKSIGITVFSGMLASTCLAVLFVPAFYVIVQKIQERRKAKAPTPAPATPAA, encoded by the coding sequence ATGATTTCAAAATTCTTCATCGACCGGCCGATCCTCGCCAACGTGATCGCCATCCTCACGATGGTGATCGGCGCGGTCTCGCTGTGGCGTCTGCCGGTCTCGCAATATCCCGATATCACCCCGCCGACGATCCAGGTGACGACGAGCTATCCGGGCGCCAGCGCCAAGACGCTGGTCGAAACCGTCGCCCAGCCGATCGAGGAGAAGGTGAACGGCGTCGAAAACATGATCTACATGCAATCGACGAGCGCTTCCGATGGCACCTATACCCTGACCGTCACCTTCAACATCGGCACCGACATCAATTTCGCGCAGATCCTGGTGCAGAATCGTGTCGCCTCGGCGCTGGCCTCGCTGCCGGTAGCGGTGCAGGCCCAGGGCGTCGTCGTCCAGAAGAAATCGACCGCGATTCTGCTTTTTGTCACGCTCTATTCGCCGGACTCACGTTACAATTCTCTCTATCTCGCGAATTACGCGACCATTCATCTGCAGGATGAACTGGCGCGCGTGCCGGGCGTCGGCAATGTCAATGTTTTCGGCGCCGGCCAATATGCGATGCGCCTGTGGCTCGACCCCAACAAGCTCTATGCGCGGGCGCTCACGACGCAGGATGTCATCACCGCCGTCCAGCAGCAGAACGAGCAGGTCACCGCCGGCCAGCTCGGCATGCCGCCGGTGAAGGCGGGGCAGGCGTTCCAATATACGCTCAATGTCGCTGGCCGCCTCGACGACGTGCATCAGTTCGAGAACATCATCGTCAAGACGGGGGCCAACGGCGCCGTCACCCGCATCCGCGACATCGGCCGCGTCGAGCTCGGCGCGCAGACCTATAGCCAGTCCTTCTCTCTCGACAAGCAGCCCGCGGCCGGCATCGCCATCTATCAATTGCCCGGCGCCAACGCGCTCCAGGTCGAGCAGGCCGTCGAAGCCAAGATGAAGCAATTGGCGAAGGAATTTCCCGAGGGTCTTACCTATACGGTTCCTTTCGACACGACGACCTTCGTCCAGGCCTCGGTGAATGAAGTCTACAAGACCCTGTTCGAGGCGGGGATTCTCGTGCTCATCGTGATCCTCGCCTTCCTGCAGGACTGGCGCGCGATGCTCGTGCCCGCGACGACCGTGCCAGTGACGATCATCGGCGCCTTTGCGGCCATGGCGGCTTTGGGCTTCAGCATCAATCTCTCGACGCTTTTCGCGATCATCCTCGCCATCGGTATCGTCGTCGACGACGCGATCGTCGTCGTCGAAGGTGCCGCGTCGCATATCGAGGAGGGACTGACGCCGCACGACGCCGCCATCCGCGCCATGCAGCAATTGCTCGGGCCGATCGTCGGCATCACGCTCGTCCTCCTGTCGGTGTTCCTCCCGGCCGCCTTCCTACCCGGACTGACGGGGCGCATGTATGCGCAATTCGCGCTCGTCATCGCCGCGACGGCGCTGATTTCCGCCGTCAACGCCGTCACGCTGAAGCCGACGCAAGCGGCGCTTTGGCTGCGCCCGGCCAAGCCACCCGATCAGCGCAACATTCTGGCCCGTGGTTTCAACAAAACCTATGCGCACGCCGAAGCCGGCTATATGTGGCTCATCCGCCACCTGACGGCGCATAGCGGCGTGACGGTCGTCGTCGGTCTCCTGATCGTCGCTGGCGCCATTTATGGCATCGCACGGATTCCGACCGGCTTCCTGCCTCTGGAGGATCAGGGCTATTTCATCGCCGCCGTGCAATTGCCGGACGGTGCTTCGCTGGAGCGCACCGAGGCCGCGATGAAGGATGTCAGCACCGTCTTGAGCAAGGTCGAGGGCGTCCAGCACGTGGTCGCCGTCTCGGGCGTCTCGGTGCTCGACAACAGTGCGAGCCTCGCCAATGCGGGCGTCGCCTATATCATCCTGACGCCCTGGAACGAGCGCGGAACGAGGCTCGGCCTGCTGCCGATGTACAAGAATCTCAACGCGGCGCTGTCGAAGCTTGATGAGGCGCGGATCGCTGTCGTTCCGCCGCCGCCAATCCAGGGTGTGGGCAATGCCGGCGGCTTCACGTTCCAGATCGAATTGAAAGACGGCAGTTTCGATCTCGCGAAATTGCAGAGCATCACCAACCTAGTGGTCAGCGACGCCAACGCCCAGAGCGCGCTGCAGCATGTCTCCTCGCCCTTCCGTGCGAACGTGCCGCAACTCTCCATCGAGGTCGACCGGACGAAAGCCGAGAGCCTGCATGTCACGGTCCAGCAGGTCTTCGATACGCTGACCTCCTATCTCGGCTCGACCTATATCAACCAGTTCAACAAATTCGGCCGCACCTTCCAGGTCTACACGCAGGCGGATTCGCAATTCCGCGTCAGACCGGCGGATGTCGAGAATCTGCCGGTGCGCAACACCGACGGAAACATGATCCCGCTCGGCACGGTGGTTCATTTCCAGTCGGACGTAGGGGCCTCGCTGATCAGCCTCTACAATCTCTATCCATCCTCGACGGTCATCGGCTCGCCGGCACCGGGGTATAGCTCCGGGCAGTCCATGAGTCTGATGGAGCAGATGGCCGACCGCGAATTGCCGCGCGGCACCGGCTACGATTGGACGGCGATGTCCTATCAGGAGAAGATCGCCGGCGGCCAAATGTATCTCACCTTCGGCCTCGCGCTGCTGCTCGTCTATTTCGTCCTCGCCGGGCAATATGAAAGCTGGCTGCTGCCGCTCGCCGTTATCCTCGCCGTGCCGCTGTCGCTGGTGGGGCCGGTTGCGGTCTTCACTTCTCTGCGGCTCGACATCAATCTCTATGTGCAGATCGGCCTAGTCCTGCTGATCGCGCTGTCGGCGAAGAACGCCATCCTCATCGTCGAATTCGCCCGCGATCTGCACCTCGAGGGCCACGACATCGTCGAGGCGGCGCGGGAGGCGGCGCGCGCCAGATTCCGGCCGATCCTGATGACGTCTTTCGCCTTCATCCTCGGCGTTGCCCCGCTCGTCGTGGCCGAAGGCGCCGGCGCCAACGCCCGCAAATCGATCGGCATCACCGTCTTCTCCGGCATGCTGGCGTCGACCTGCCTCGCGGTCCTGTTCGTGCCCGCCTTCTACGTGATCGTCCAGAAGATCCAGGAGCGCCGCAAGGCCAAGGCGCCGACGCCGGCCCCGGCGACCCCCGCGGCATAG
- a CDS encoding Nramp family divalent metal transporter: protein MTDQALPRQTLTERTTTAIGAVLAGGRPRPADLLLFAGPAVIASIAYMDPGNFATNIQAGARYGYALLWVVLLANLIAMLFQALSAKLGIVTGRNLAELCRAHFPRPVVIAMWLVSEVAAMATDLAEFLGGAIGLSLLLHLPLLVGMGITAIVTYAILLVETKGFRPMEIVIGVLVATVALCYVAELFIAPVAWGSAAFHTFVPSLPDAQALTIAVGIVGATVMPHAIYLHSGLTQNRAPTRNDSERRKLVRFSNIEVFVALAVAGLVNMAMVMMAAAAFHAGHADVAEIETAYHTLTPLLGPAAAAIFLVSLLASGLSSSAVGTMAGQMIMQGFVGFRIPVWLRRLVTMIPAFVVVALGVNATQSLVVSQVVLSIALPVPMIALVIFTRRADIMGAFANSRWIDAAAIAGAAIILALNIVLLLQTAGVSIPGLASN from the coding sequence ATGACCGATCAAGCTCTGCCGCGTCAGACACTGACCGAGCGGACCACCACGGCCATTGGCGCTGTTCTGGCGGGCGGACGGCCGCGGCCCGCTGATCTGTTGCTTTTTGCCGGGCCTGCGGTGATCGCCTCGATCGCCTATATGGACCCCGGCAATTTCGCCACCAACATTCAGGCTGGCGCACGCTATGGCTATGCGTTGCTCTGGGTCGTTCTGCTGGCGAATCTGATCGCCATGCTGTTTCAGGCGCTATCGGCCAAGCTCGGCATCGTCACCGGGAGGAATCTCGCGGAATTGTGCCGCGCGCATTTCCCCAGACCCGTCGTCATCGCCATGTGGCTGGTGAGCGAGGTCGCGGCGATGGCGACCGATCTCGCCGAATTTCTCGGCGGCGCGATCGGGCTTTCGCTCCTGCTGCACCTGCCGCTTCTCGTCGGCATGGGCATCACGGCAATCGTCACCTATGCCATTCTGCTCGTCGAGACGAAGGGCTTCCGGCCGATGGAGATCGTCATCGGCGTGCTCGTGGCGACCGTTGCGCTCTGCTATGTCGCCGAGCTGTTCATCGCGCCGGTCGCCTGGGGATCGGCGGCCTTTCATACCTTCGTGCCGTCGCTGCCCGATGCGCAGGCGTTGACGATCGCAGTCGGCATCGTCGGCGCGACGGTGATGCCGCACGCCATCTATCTGCATTCGGGCCTGACGCAAAACCGCGCGCCGACACGCAACGACAGCGAGCGCCGCAAGCTGGTGCGTTTCTCCAACATCGAGGTTTTCGTCGCGCTGGCCGTCGCGGGCCTCGTCAATATGGCGATGGTGATGATGGCCGCGGCCGCGTTCCACGCCGGGCACGCCGATGTCGCGGAGATCGAGACCGCCTACCACACCCTGACGCCGCTGCTCGGGCCGGCGGCGGCGGCGATCTTTCTCGTCTCGCTGCTGGCCTCCGGCCTGTCGAGTTCGGCGGTGGGCACGATGGCAGGGCAGATGATCATGCAGGGCTTCGTCGGCTTCCGCATCCCGGTATGGCTGCGGCGCCTCGTGACGATGATCCCGGCCTTTGTCGTCGTCGCGCTCGGCGTCAATGCGACGCAATCGCTGGTCGTCAGTCAGGTCGTGCTGTCGATCGCCCTGCCCGTGCCGATGATCGCGCTGGTCATCTTCACCCGGCGCGCCGACATTATGGGCGCGTTCGCCAACAGCAGATGGATCGATGCGGCCGCGATTGCAGGCGCGGCGATCATTCTCGCGCTGAATATCGTTCTGCTGTTGCAGACGGCGGGCGTCAGCATTCCCGGATTGGCGTCGAACTGA
- a CDS encoding carbohydrate porin — MARAKNRMPTDGNHGRLSRRIHALETGTALTLCLVASALNDSAWAADASTLTAPAPTFTLSDLFAPSRTTLLGDAGGIRPALAKYGITFTLFEESEVFGNVTGGYKRGADYDGVTTPTVMLDTSKAFGWDGGTFEVSGFQIHGSNLSAKNLGVMQLVSGLEAEDSTRLWELWYQQTLGKSGWDIKIGQQSLDQEWITSATSLLFLNTSMGWPLVPSEDMYAGGPAYPLSALGIRARGQIVPNLTALIGVFNDNPPGGPFNDDSQLRGPEANGVRFNLNTGALIMGELQYALNPAPTDPKVKATGLPGTYKIGFWYDTGSLPDQRFGTDGLSLANPASNGVAVLHQGNYSFYGIADQVIWQPDLSAPRALSAFIRVMGTPESDRNLITFSANGGFALKAPFQGRDGDIVGLGFGYGLISGNTRAFDADAATFAAPGTLSPIRTSEAFLEAFYTINLATWWQITPDFQYIFNPGGGIVNPEIPSQLVHDEAVFGVRTTIAF; from the coding sequence ATGGCACGAGCCAAGAATCGTATGCCAACGGATGGCAATCACGGGCGCCTGTCGCGGCGCATCCATGCACTGGAGACTGGCACGGCGCTCACATTGTGCTTGGTCGCGAGCGCGCTGAATGATTCGGCGTGGGCCGCGGATGCCAGCACCCTGACGGCTCCGGCGCCCACCTTCACCTTGAGCGATCTTTTCGCACCATCGCGCACGACTCTTCTGGGGGACGCCGGCGGAATTCGTCCCGCGCTCGCCAAATACGGCATCACGTTCACGCTTTTTGAAGAAAGCGAAGTCTTCGGTAACGTCACCGGCGGCTATAAGCGCGGCGCGGATTATGATGGCGTCACGACGCCGACGGTCATGCTCGACACGAGCAAGGCGTTCGGCTGGGACGGCGGCACGTTCGAGGTCAGCGGCTTCCAGATTCACGGCTCGAATCTCAGCGCCAAGAATCTCGGGGTGATGCAGTTGGTCAGTGGTCTGGAAGCGGAAGATTCCACGCGCCTGTGGGAACTTTGGTATCAGCAGACGCTCGGCAAGAGCGGTTGGGATATCAAGATCGGACAGCAAAGTCTCGACCAGGAATGGATCACCAGCGCTACGTCGCTATTGTTCCTCAATACGTCGATGGGCTGGCCGCTGGTTCCGTCCGAAGATATGTATGCCGGCGGTCCAGCGTACCCGCTCTCCGCCCTGGGCATACGGGCACGCGGTCAGATCGTGCCGAACCTGACGGCGCTTATCGGCGTTTTCAACGACAATCCGCCGGGCGGTCCCTTCAACGACGATTCGCAATTGCGTGGACCGGAAGCGAATGGCGTGCGCTTCAATCTCAACACCGGCGCGCTCATCATGGGCGAATTGCAATATGCCTTGAACCCGGCGCCGACCGATCCGAAAGTGAAGGCGACCGGCCTGCCGGGCACCTACAAGATCGGCTTCTGGTATGACACAGGCTCGCTCCCCGATCAGCGGTTCGGCACCGATGGCCTGTCGCTGGCGAACCCGGCGAGCAACGGCGTCGCCGTCTTGCATCAGGGCAATTACAGCTTCTACGGCATCGCCGATCAAGTGATCTGGCAGCCGGATCTATCCGCGCCCCGCGCGCTCAGCGCCTTTATCCGTGTGATGGGCACGCCGGAGAGCGACCGCAATCTCATCACGTTCAGCGCTAATGGCGGCTTCGCACTTAAGGCACCATTCCAGGGGCGCGACGGCGATATCGTCGGCCTCGGTTTTGGTTACGGTCTAATCTCAGGCAATACACGCGCCTTTGACGCCGATGCCGCCACCTTTGCCGCACCTGGAACGCTCTCGCCGATCCGCACCTCGGAAGCGTTCCTCGAAGCTTTCTACACAATCAATCTCGCCACCTGGTGGCAGATAACACCGGACTTCCAATACATCTTCAATCCCGGCGGCGGGATCGTGAATCCTGAGATCCCGAGCCAGCTCGTGCATGATGAAGCCGTGTTCGGCGTACGCACGACCATCGCATTCTAG
- the efeB gene encoding iron uptake transporter deferrochelatase/peroxidase subunit — MSKSDDKKMQSSRRNFLVGAGGVLAATGIAAQSPATASPEVGITPKPSTLEADIEPFFGTHQGGIATAAQTQTYFAVFDLQTEKVEEVKALLRRWTDLAAKLSTGVINLAQSPEILKTDSGEALGLEPSRLTLTFGFGKGLFEKGGKDRYGLKAKMPEALIDLPYFNGDQLIDGHSGGDLSIQACANNPQVAFHAVRQLVNQAHGVASIRWAQSGFSAQYGEKAPRNLMGFKDGTINPGTPLDYDRFVWVGNEGPAWMNGGSYVVARVVRIALEHWDRMDIDYQEQTVGRRKFSGAPLSGKKESDPLDLDAVDKDGNPLIPAMAHARIASAAMNDGTQILRRGYSYNNGATFTAERWPPWHQGIEYDAGSLFICYQRDPRTGFVKLFDKLSKLDAMNQFTTHIGSGLFACPPGVTAGGFIGDRLFES; from the coding sequence ATGAGCAAATCCGACGACAAGAAGATGCAGAGCTCGCGCAGGAATTTTCTTGTCGGCGCGGGCGGCGTCCTGGCCGCGACCGGTATCGCCGCACAAAGCCCGGCAACCGCATCGCCGGAAGTCGGCATCACGCCGAAACCTTCCACGCTTGAAGCCGATATCGAGCCCTTCTTCGGCACGCATCAGGGCGGCATCGCCACGGCGGCGCAGACGCAGACCTATTTCGCCGTCTTCGATCTGCAGACGGAGAAGGTCGAAGAGGTGAAGGCGCTGCTGCGGCGCTGGACCGACCTCGCCGCGAAGCTTTCGACCGGCGTCATCAACCTCGCGCAATCGCCGGAGATTCTGAAGACCGACAGCGGCGAGGCTTTGGGCCTTGAGCCCAGCCGCCTCACGTTGACCTTCGGTTTCGGCAAGGGCCTTTTCGAGAAGGGCGGCAAGGATCGTTACGGCCTCAAAGCCAAGATGCCGGAAGCGCTGATCGATCTGCCCTATTTCAATGGCGATCAATTGATCGACGGTCACAGCGGCGGCGATCTTTCGATCCAGGCCTGCGCCAACAATCCGCAAGTCGCGTTCCACGCCGTGCGCCAGTTGGTGAACCAGGCGCATGGCGTCGCCTCAATCCGTTGGGCGCAGAGCGGATTTTCCGCCCAATATGGGGAGAAAGCGCCGCGCAACCTGATGGGCTTCAAGGACGGGACGATCAATCCGGGGACGCCGCTCGATTACGATCGCTTCGTCTGGGTGGGCAACGAGGGACCGGCGTGGATGAACGGCGGCAGCTATGTCGTCGCCCGGGTCGTCCGCATCGCGCTTGAGCATTGGGACCGGATGGACATCGACTATCAGGAACAGACCGTCGGCCGGCGCAAGTTCTCCGGCGCGCCGCTCAGCGGCAAGAAGGAATCCGACCCGCTTGACCTTGATGCCGTCGACAAGGACGGCAATCCTCTCATCCCGGCGATGGCCCATGCGCGGATCGCTTCCGCGGCGATGAACGACGGCACACAGATCCTGCGGCGCGGCTATTCCTATAACAACGGCGCGACCTTCACCGCCGAGCGCTGGCCGCCCTGGCATCAGGGGATCGAATATGATGCCGGCAGCCTTTTCATCTGCTATCAGCGCGACCCGCGCACCGGCTTTGTCAAACTGTTCGACAAGCTCTCCAAGCTCGACGCGATGAACCAGTTCACCACCCATATCGGCAGCGGCCTGTTCGCCTGCCCCCCTGGCGTGACGGCTGGCGGTTTTATCGGCGACAGACTGTTCGAGAGCTGA
- the exbB gene encoding tonB-system energizer ExbB: MLLFDTRRVKARFGTFVPSAVLLALIAIPTFGAAQTAGPSPAPVTAPAPAVPAPAISAPATPAVASPAPVAGAPKPAAEDVPTLQPAPGSISASLLPQNLSPWGMFLNADIIVKVVMVGLALASLLTWTVYIAKSIELFAAKQKAQNQLAILAHAATLDAARAELEGAKGPVVRMVDAGAAEVDRSADLNTDGIKERAAALIARIEARAGRVINRGTGILGTIGATAPFIGLFGTVWGIMNSFIGISKTHTTNLAVVAPGIAEALLATAFGLVAAIPAVIIYNVFARSISGYRAILADAAAEILRHVSRDLDRGTSATADNWHVVGMRRPAE, translated from the coding sequence ATGCTGTTGTTTGATACGCGTCGCGTAAAGGCCCGGTTCGGCACTTTCGTCCCTTCCGCAGTCCTCCTCGCCCTGATCGCCATTCCGACATTCGGCGCCGCGCAGACCGCCGGCCCGTCGCCAGCTCCAGTCACCGCGCCAGCGCCTGCTGTCCCCGCGCCCGCAATCTCCGCACCAGCAACTCCCGCAGTTGCGAGCCCCGCACCCGTCGCAGGCGCGCCGAAACCCGCAGCGGAGGATGTACCCACCTTGCAACCCGCGCCGGGATCGATCTCGGCCAGCCTGTTGCCGCAGAATCTTTCGCCTTGGGGCATGTTCCTCAACGCCGACATCATCGTGAAAGTGGTGATGGTCGGCTTGGCTCTGGCCTCGCTGCTGACCTGGACGGTTTACATCGCCAAGAGCATCGAACTCTTTGCCGCGAAGCAAAAGGCGCAAAACCAGCTCGCCATCCTCGCGCACGCCGCGACGCTCGATGCCGCCCGCGCCGAACTCGAGGGCGCAAAAGGCCCGGTGGTGCGCATGGTCGATGCCGGGGCCGCCGAGGTCGACCGCTCTGCCGATCTCAACACCGACGGCATCAAGGAACGCGCCGCGGCGCTCATCGCGCGGATCGAGGCCCGCGCCGGCCGGGTGATCAATCGCGGCACCGGCATTCTCGGCACGATCGGCGCGACCGCGCCTTTCATCGGTCTCTTCGGCACCGTCTGGGGCATCATGAACAGCTTCATCGGCATTTCGAAGACGCACACGACCAATCTCGCCGTCGTCGCGCCGGGCATTGCCGAGGCGTTGCTCGCGACCGCCTTCGGCCTCGTCGCCGCCATTCCGGCGGTGATCATCTACAACGTCTTCGCGCGCAGCATTTCCGGCTATCGCGCCATTCTCGCCGACGCCGCGGCGGAAATCCTGCGCCATGTCTCACGCGATCTCGACCGCGGCACCTCCGCGACGGCCGATAACTGGCACGTCGTCGGCATGCGCCGCCCGGCGGAGTGA
- the exbD gene encoding TonB system transport protein ExbD, with protein MAVKLSTSDDTLDETHEINVTPFIDVMLVLLIIFMVAAPLSTVDINVDLPASTAQASQRPDKPIFVSIKPDLTLAIGDSQVARDSLGAAIDAASGGDKQQRVFLRGDKSISYGSVMDIMNLLRKAGYLKIALVGLDASQAPPEKAPGPAAAP; from the coding sequence ATGGCCGTCAAGCTCTCGACGAGCGACGACACGCTCGATGAAACCCACGAGATAAACGTCACGCCGTTCATCGACGTGATGCTCGTGCTGCTCATCATCTTCATGGTGGCGGCGCCGCTCTCGACGGTCGATATCAATGTCGATCTGCCGGCCTCGACGGCGCAGGCCTCGCAGCGGCCGGACAAGCCGATTTTCGTCTCGATCAAGCCCGACCTGACGCTGGCGATCGGCGATTCGCAGGTCGCGCGCGACTCGCTCGGCGCCGCGATCGATGCGGCCTCGGGCGGCGACAAGCAGCAGCGTGTCTTTCTGCGCGGCGACAAATCCATCTCTTACGGCAGCGTCATGGACATCATGAACTTGCTACGCAAGGCGGGCTATCTGAAGATTGCCCTTGTCGGTCTCGACGCCTCGCAGGCGCCGCCGGAAAAAGCGCCGGGGCCCGCCGCAGCGCCATGA